From the genome of Dermochelys coriacea isolate rDerCor1 chromosome 1, rDerCor1.pri.v4, whole genome shotgun sequence:
aagaccaataaggaaagaagatactttcaaatctggggtgggggggaagagttttttttgttgttgtctctttgtgtgttccctctctggacacacacagagagagagagaccaagctgGTAACCATCTCCTGAAAAGATACCTGAaatgatgcatctaaaattacagaaattgtaagtaaaggcaaggaaatgtgtttgtgatcttttgttttagcttgtgaattttccatatgctaagagggagttttattcctgttttttgtaactttgaagctgagcccagatgggaatcctctgtgttttaaatgttttatttactctgtaaagttaccttccatcctgattttgcagttgtgattcttttacctttttttttaaaatgaagttcttcttttaagaacctgattgaatTTCAGGGTCCTAAAAACCCAGGGATTtgatctgtgctcactttgtaaccaattggttagtatattattatcaagcctccccaggaaatggggtgaaGGGGATTCCacggaatattttggggaaacaaggactccaagtggccctttttcctggatttttgtctaaatcacttggtggtggcagcaatactgtccaaggaaaaggaaacaatttgtgccttggggaagttttcacctatgctggtagaaataagctaaAGAGGTGTTTCATGAGggaccccacatctgtaccacAGAGTTCAGattggggagggaaccctgacagactgtgacccaggttttgagagggaactgtgtaactgacatcctggaggggagcagtccCACCGCTgacttatgcatccgatgaagtgagctgtagctcacgaaagcttatgctctaataaatttataagtctctaaggtgccacgggtactccttttctttttatttctgataGGTTTCTTTAAATCAATTCTTTAAATGCCAcgggtgccacgggtactccttttctttttatttctgataGGTTTCTTTAAATCAATTCTTTAaatgccacgggtactccttttctttttatttctgataGGTTTCTTTAAATCAATTCTTTAAATGCAGCTCAAATGCCTGTGATAACAGAGGAATTGAGACCAGGAAGTTGCCAGGTGGTAGGTTGAGAGAAAACAAATGGCCCAACTGACAGAGAAGGGGGTGTCTTCCCCCATGCTGGTGAGACACAAAAAGCAGTCGTGGGAAAGCTGCTGGGAACAAGGTGTGTCTGATCAAAGGGTAAACACACCTAGCCCACTGAGCACAGATCACTGTCCTATAGGGAAAGGGGGCAAATGGCCAGCcaatgtgcaggatccccctgaaAAACTATCTTGCCAGACCTTGAGGCATCAAAATTCCAGAAAGACAATTAAATTAAGAGCCCACACATAAAGGAACACTGGAAGGAAAGACAAGCCATTGACTGATTACTTGGGAGGGAGTCAAAGGATACCATGGGTAATGGACAAACTAAACTCAAACTACAGTATATGAACAGAGGGCGTGGTAGAACAAAGATACTTGTAAACACCcatctacaatttaaaaaaattggtattaAGGTAAAGTTTTGGGATAAGCATTTTATTACTGATGTTAAACCTTATGGTAAGTCTAGTTCATAGTTAATAGCTGTAAAAGATTTAAATCTGATTACAGCAGAGAAACCTGGTTTTCAGTGtctgaatggggaaactgaggcacaccgccTCATGGCCTTGATGGCTGGGTGCCAAGAGAACTCTAACACACACTGCCTTTGAGCTAGTCAGTAACTAACCTTCTTGCAGCAAATTAAGGGGGGAGGTGAGACATTGTTTATCATCGGGGATCGTAGTGTAACCGCCATagtcctcattttcatataaacaTGATTTTACAtgtaaagcatgccttgtaagataccaggggaaaggttatgatctgctgaaagtcatgtctTTGTCCATATATATTTATCATCAATGTATATGGAGTTATGAGAATgctgttgtatggtggtcactaaaagaTGCTGGAAGTTGGAGAATCAgtcagatattagctccccagaggcaacagcaaggaaagtgacCAATCCCCACGCAGggtttcaaacaaccaatcaacagccattgtccagcaagggagctccAATGCAATGACTCATGTGCATGAGGCCCAACAAAGCGAATTGTTCAACCTTAATTGGAGAGACTTGgcaatgccccccagacatgctTGGATTTGTGCCCCTAGCACATGGACTGAAGGTTTAAAGAACAAACTAGTATATTAAGGAATGTAATatacagtggggtgagaaaaatgcTTAAtttagatgttgcccagtctaatagagttgagagtttagacttcatgtgtcaaggttccttccctactctgaactctagggtccagatgtggggacctgcatgaaagaccccctaagcttattcttaccagtttaggttaaaaactttctcaAGGAACAAAtgttgccttgtccttgaaccctatgctgccaccaccaagcgtgttaaacaaagaacagggaaagagcccacttggagacgtctaacccccaaaaatatcccctcaagccctacagcccctttcctggggagggcttgataaaaatcctcaccaacttgcataggtgaacacagacccaaacccttggatcttaagaacaatgaaaaagcaatcaggatcttaaaagaagaattttaattaaagaaaaagtaaaagaatcacctctgtaaaatcaggatggtaaatacgttacaggttaatcagattcaaaatatagagtatccctctaggcaaaaccttaagttacaaaaagacgcaaaatcagaaatatacattccattcagcagagtcattttaccagccatttaaacaaaaggaaatctaacgcatttcgaGCTAGAtaacttactaacaagttctaatattccattcctgttctgttcccagcaaaagcatctcagagacagacagaccctttgttccacccccctccagctttgaaagtatcttgtctcctcattggtcattttggttagatgccagcaaggttatcctagcttcttaaacctttacaggtgaaggggttttgcctctggccaggaggaattttatagttctgtatacagaaaggtggttacccttccctttatatttatgacagtgtgtttacattttcttttgttttggtaaccactctgactttttgcctatcacttaatatcacttaaaatctatctttatagttaatacatttgttatttattctacctgaagcagtgtgctTGGTTTGTAGCGTGACAGAGACACCCCTTGGGAAAAATAGCCTGGTGCAtctcaatttctttgttaaattgagaAATTCATATCAGCTTGCAGTGTCCTGCAGGCATACCTAGACACTGCCAGAGGGAGGTTTCttgggttgtgtctgggactggagatattggctagtgtcattcggttacacaatccaaggagcagcttacatgccaaaGACtatgcgtgaacagcccaggagtggaggttctcacagctgagcagggtaaggctggcttccagagtcaaggattggggtGACCTAACAGATCACCAGTAtcgataacaccagaggggaacatcagaGGGTCAAAGAGCAGCATGTAGATGGACAGGTGGGCAGAgctgttgaaattatttttttctttgtgattgTTGGTCCAAGGCCCGCTTTGGGACCTTTCTAGGTACAGAGTGCATTTGGGAAGTTTCAGGGTCTCTTTGCCCTGGCATGCCACAGAACTACAATCTCGGTGTCACAAGCTTTACTCATTTtggttccaatttttttttatgtaactgCAGGCATTTCACTGGTAGTAATAACTATTGATATTTTTATGACAATGTACCCCATTGCAAGATGGGTTATgtaagatgtcattggaaaagttatgactttctgaatatgattatcctttttgtatgcatgtatgaTTTTTGCCAGAAGTTCTGAATATTGACTActtctctgtatttcaaatgtagttacaacTGGGTAAGGCCCACTAGGGAACTTGgtttcagtctagatagctggttgggaagggcctattcagggcaatgagaCATTGGCGGAAACAATAGGCCTGAAGAGAAACTTACCTTCCACCTGGTGAGCCTCCCTGAGAATGCTTCATACAGCCTATATGTAATAGAAGCTATGACTCTACAAGatcatgtgaccaggccacataaCTCTTGGGGAGTCTGTAATTTTCCCACAAACTAGTCTggaaaccaagttttgaaacaaagggttcctgccctATGCTAAAGCTATAGAAAGGAGGGAGTGACATCGTCGGTGGTTCTTCACTCCTCACTCAAGAAGATTCCGAGAATGTTAATAACTATAACATATTCACCATATTATTTGTTATAAAGCATGTAACCCCCTTGCTGTGCTTCTCTCCCTTTACAGGCACCTTCAGCATTTCTGAGTCATATAGACGCATCAACCGCCTCATGGCAGCTTTCAACTTCACCAACTCTGATGCTTCAACTTTAATCCTAATGGGCATCCCTGGGCTGAAGGCTGCCCACATCTGGATTTCCATccctttctttacattctacattATCAGCCTGTTGGGAAATGTCACGCTTCTGTCTGTTGTAGGTAAGGAGCAGACTCTGCAGAAGCCGATGTACCTGCTGCTCTGCATACTCGCACTTACAGACATTGCCACACCGACCTTTGTCGTGCCAAAGGCACTGGGcatattttggttcaatttgaaaGGCATTACTGTGGCTggctgcctcacccagatgttcTTCCTCCACATGGTTTCTGTTATGCACTCATCCACCCTCGTGACAATGGCCTTTGATCGCTACGTTGCCATATGTAACCCTCTGAGATATGGCACCATCCTCAGCAATGCACAAATAGCTAAGCTAGGGTTTGTAGGTTTGATAagagctgttctcttcattctgcCGCTACCCCTGCTCCTGATTCATCAACCATTCTGTGCCAACCGCATTATCCCCCACACACAATGCGAGTACATAGCTGTGCTGAAGATGGTGTGTGGGGACATCACAGTCTACAGGATATATGGCTTGTGGCTAATGTTTGTAATCAATGGATTTGACCTGACATTCATTGCCCTATCCTATGGTCTGATCATCAGGGCCATCCTCAGAATCTCCTCTAAGAAGACCAGCCAGAAAGCCTTTAACACTTGCACAGCCCACATCTGTGTGATGCTGACATATTATACCCCAAGCTTATTCTCCATTCTCACAAACCTCTTCGGTCAAGGCATTGCACCCTATGTTCATATCATCCTGGCTGACCTCTATCTCCTCATCCCTCCCATGCTCAACCCTATCATTTATGGGGTCAAAACCAAAGAGCTTCGTGAGAAAGTAGGCAAATACACCTGCCAAAAGGTGATTACCTGGGGCCACTGACTTGAAACCTGTGTGACAAGAGGAGGAAAGCATATCTCCTCATGAATCAAGGGTGCACTGTCCCAGTTTGGTTGAGCTAAGCATTGTGGAAGTTCACAGTCTGAGAATTTCCTCCCAAACAATATCTTATCACTCCATCACTAAGCACTGCTCTTTCCACTGCTGAGTTACCTCTCTCTGACCATTACTTGATCTTTTTATTGTCACCCATCAgcgtccctccccccacaccctgttaCTTAGCCTTTCCGTGactgtaaggctatgtctacacaaccgCGGTGTCAACCTACTCTAGTCATGTCAACATACTCTATGCAATTCCAGCTACATAAATAAGGCAGCTGAAGTCGATGTGCCTTAGTTCAAGTTACAGCGGGTTCTACAttgtggggaggtggggaggaggggctgtcGATGGAgaaaatttcccattgacttatGTTACTCTTCTTGTTGGGGGTCAACTGCAGAGTGATCTGAGTCGAGTtggtgggtctttactagacccactaaatcgaccaccgGTGGATTGATCTCAGATCATcgatcccagctgtagtgtagacctgccctaagactACCCTTAGACATTGTAGCATTTTGATGCAAAGTCGTTTTCCATTAGTCCCTCTGTGGTATTTGTTCTTGTCCAGTTTTACAGACAGAAGTTACACTTTCGGATagccaaagagaaaaagaaagaaacagcaaTGCTGAAGTTCTTTATCATATGGACAGTGATTTGCTGAGCAAAATGTACCTGATTTTTCTATGTTGAATCCATCACAAATCCTAGAGGAGTTATTTTATATAATCCTGGAGGATAATGCTAATGTTTCAGTGGGAAAGTCCTAATACAGGAAAGCTTCTGTAGGAATTAAGGACACAGCTTACTCGTGAGAGTAGGAAACCATGTGTTTTTGAGAACTGGACTGCTGTATTTAACTATGACATCACCTTTGAGTTAAAATAATGTACTGCTTTGTGCAGTTGTTTTTGGAGTCGATTTTGGAGTGGAACAGACTATGAAGTTTCCTTGCATCCTAGAGAGGGCTCTTTGTGATATCCCCATGCACACAGAGAAATGTTTCTTCTTTCCGGGAACCTTTCCCATTTGTTGGTTTATTCTTCTTACAGttgctttttaataaattatatttggaTTGAACTCAATTTAGTGATCAgggggtcagggaagcatccaatGTGAAgggagtaccctggagtggggacactctAGGTCCTATCCTAAGTGACCATGATGAGACTTTGGGTTCAGCCTCTCAGAAATCGTGGGCAGAGCCATGTCACCATTATGAGGATTCTGCCACATAGGagaatggaaggggagtccttgaTGTCAGGCAGGCCTTTGGGAAAAGGGAGTGTGAGTTTTGACTCATAGCCTGTCCTTAGCGAATTCTCCTGGGGTAAtggagaagccaggaaagttccccacaatagttcCCCACTTACATTAGGGAACTGGGACAAACAGATGTGTTGGATTTTAGTGATGGGTAAAGAGATGTGTAACTTGTGAATTCTTCCGGGTAGTTGGCAAATGGGAGCCCGCCCACTGCTTAAGGACCAcgtcccccacccccgcagcctaACGGGAGGATCTACAGGAAACCAAATGATTCcgtgggacaactaatgaaataacagggacaggagggtggtcaaagggtcaaaagaagggatcctgacagggacactgagcagaaaaccccagacagcacccactgctcctcaaaaggcatcaagggagccagtggacgtcgcccagaggaactctgcctggatacatgAACAGATAGAGGATTGGAAACAGGCCTCGCAGTCACAGGAttctccatcagccaacctcctatagaaggaggtgaggggaaaagtgcagccagaaatgTAACAGGATATTTGtaaggagccggaataggggctgcaacctggcataCTCCAAGTAAACGTGCGCCAAAGACTTCCTCATgccgcagaaggggcaggtgtctgggatagaggtaAACCACGCCAaatacacgcctgtgctcacggcccCTTGAAGTAGCTGATATGCCCGGTAGGCCTCGGGAccagggtggagtataggctggcccaccggggctcctcaccctctagatgTGGCAGGAGGTGGCGggctgagaaggaggaggggcggctccgggTGCCGGGCAGGCAGGCGCACCGGCTATGACagggccagagccctgctgggaCTTGGGTGTCCCAGGTGCTCCTCCATGctaggccaaggggcagtccctccagacgttccctatcacccggcagaggtagcaccaggcctccccgtTGCAATAATGCATCCGGTAATGGGCTCCCTGATAGGAAACCAGGaaagacccctccagcgcctctccgccATGCATCAccagtggcagttgaagctgcccttgccggcggaacgagaggacttgatggagggtggggtctttggaGTCAAGCAGGAGAGGGGTGATAACAGAGATTGCTTTCCCCGGGGTAGAGAGGGCGGGCAGCAGGGCATCAttggggcggaaaggaggaacgGAGGTCAGGGTTACACGGGCACCCAGGTCCTCCACTGGCTCCTgggggacgaacatgccccccaccgccaggctcTTCTCTATCACCTATGGGCAGCAGCCTCTGAAGGCAAGGAAGAAGACAAACTTGCTATACATTTTGGAGTCTGCCACAATGTCCGTGgaccccaccacccttgccaacgcccgcaTGTAGGTCTCCACTTGGGGCAAGGCGGGCActaggaggcaacggacaccgtgcttcctgctcaaggtggggaaggggccccaGTTGCTAGGGCTGGTAACAGTGGCCGTGGCTGGGAGAGATGATGTAATAGTTgttgggggggctgccgccacctgggcatatgctgtGGGTGGCTGGAGGGGGGTCGCCCGCggtgctggtggagggagcagtgaGGAAGGACGCCGTGGATGATGGTAGTGCTGCAGCAGTGTGGACAGCCCATGCCATAGAGGCCTAGTCTTTTTAGCGGGGcgctttcctttctttttgccccagcccttcccgccggctgggggagCTCCCCCAGAATCGGAGGGGACGAGAgacctggcagcagcagaggtcaccccATTACCCGCTGCTGCCGGCATCCCAGGAGGGGCGATAGCCGGTGGTTCGGCAATGGCGGTTGAAGTACGGGCTAGGGGGGCATCGGGAGGGCAGGCGGGGGGCAGGGTCTGCTCCAAGGATCCCACCCGTTGTGTCTGCCACCATGATGagctgtgagggaggggaaggaggggaaaaacaccGGAGAaaagggtgagaggggaaggaggtcaaccgctcctccccgctaggctgcaggtgtaatcgggggaatagtcctgctattgttgggaactttcctggcttctgcactaccccggcgaagtgggctagcgaaagaatctgagtcctcgctcccactttctttacccagtggcctccctacccttgaggactctccttccactctcctgtctggcagagtcctcgtaaccccaacgaGGCTGTGCCCAGCATTCCTGAGGgactcgacccccaaccctgctgtggtcacctaggacaggggctagggtgtccccaatccggggtactctctgcactgggcacttctctgacccactgaccattacatacaagttaaagcaaatgcaagttattcaatcaacaattaattttaaaaagaataaggaaaaatgggaaaggttaaaggaaacacatcacctcgctctgtggcagggagcaTCACAAACcgtgtctctggaacgtccgaACAGTtaagtctgttccttgtaagtcccaggcctcctgctcaggccctggctgtgctgcagggatgctgtgggttggatactcgctctggtggtggccacacgctctcaggctcgaAGTGGCAGgccccttcttcccagtgtcgcccccgccctgtgggggttacgatccaagcctggcctgcagagcctcttggctgaggtgcctccctgtgctgggcctgctgctccccctcggtctccccagctgctcaccacgcccagctccggactgctccagcctcagctccacccagcactgctgctgctgctctgcctccagctccctgggctgcttctctggcccctctggctttggggctgcagctctggggggCTATCAAGGACTTGGGGGTGGTCAGTCAGCAACCTAGGATGGAagtccagctcctctagctgcactaggggagggaaggTCACAATAACATCAGGGGGGTGCAGTGATCAACCAAAACAGGATGGAAaggcacaagcacatgggagggggcatgggcacatggagggaGGGCCAATgagggcagggggggctgcaAAGGAAAGTGAgcaccaggctggggtggggcaagggaaccaaggggctagctgTAGGGCTAGGGTGggacaaacaaaccaaacctcaaagggaaaagggcagggcaggcaaataAACTGGGCTTGCAAAAGGCTTAGGcaaagaagcggggggggggggggcaaagggctgTAATATTAGGGGAGCAGTCCAAAAAtggggggcacatgcacccagGTGTGCTTGCGAAAAGTCACTGGGATGCCGCTgcaggcccaaatggtggaaatggGCGTGGCAGGCCCGGCAGGTAGCTGAGTCCTggaggcaggagcttgaggcagatggGTGTGGTGGAGGGGGCAACGGTGGTGTTGTGGGTCGGGGGGACAGAGATGGACCGGAGGCCGTCGCCACGCCACACTCTTtatgtccctacaaacacagtcaggtcCCCCACCACAAAAGCGCAGTTTGATAATCTGGGTCTTCAgtggccccctccacagtggtcctCAGAGTCTCATGCGCTCCCCCAGCAGCCGATGGTCCAATTAGTCCCCTTCTTGTGCCaggcaccagcagctccccaggacAAACGCAGCAGGAGCAGCCCTAGCAGCCAGGCAGGaaggacccctcacaggtggtAGTAGGGGGGTCCTGTCTTCTTCTCCAGaggtgatg
Proteins encoded in this window:
- the LOC119846235 gene encoding olfactory receptor 52E4-like, with translation MAQLTEKGVSSPMLVRHKKQSWESCWEQGTFSISESYRRINRLMAAFNFTNSDASTLILMGIPGLKAAHIWISIPFFTFYIISLLGNVTLLSVVGKEQTLQKPMYLLLCILALTDIATPTFVVPKALGIFWFNLKGITVAGCLTQMFFLHMVSVMHSSTLVTMAFDRYVAICNPLRYGTILSNAQIAKLGFVGLIRAVLFILPLPLLLIHQPFCANRIIPHTQCEYIAVLKMVCGDITVYRIYGLWLMFVINGFDLTFIALSYGLIIRAILRISSKKTSQKAFNTCTAHICVMLTYYTPSLFSILTNLFGQGIAPYVHIILADLYLLIPPMLNPIIYGVKTKELREKVGKYTCQKVITWGH